A single region of the Tigriopus californicus strain San Diego chromosome 8, Tcal_SD_v2.1, whole genome shotgun sequence genome encodes:
- the LOC131884510 gene encoding retinoblastoma-like protein 1, protein MKKTAHTRGNTAQASGPPTVPEDRLENNPTSPEADRPVGAASADGPAPELSSIRPQYDLLCRELNMDTLTAEEAWQSYQQIRQHYTLEGHQLHWLACALYVACHNAPMATVGGSVDDSVEGNGVSLTRLLRSCKLSLIQFFNKAKKWADMSNLKAQFREKIDSLERNFAVSNVIFKKYQPIFVELFKDPAKDPQKMVRSRKQKKPPCTPGDVFDFCWGLFVRVKKDFTAISDDLVNSYHLLLSCVDYVYGNALMAQRHDLLNERFQHPEGSVDEPPCILEQLCRMHDGIISEVKTIREHWWKPHIKKFFDQKLLKGDPLSLTGILDPLVFDVNAKNVRKDYEAYILSIGEYDERVFLGEDANEEIGTPSKFSGHNAVDISDVGEKLVARRNLNTQFEGSNLIPTTPLSGKHYLRAKEQLKVTPVSTATYLVSRLNALIGRREAEPSQRLLSVFQSCEIDPKEAVVKRVQDMGDTFCSQYTAPSDKHPGSHNSFARMRLKMGVILYYKMLESILISEQKKNKPLANLLEHDLFHQALFACCLEVVIFSYNSQRTFPWILDTLKLEPIHFYKVIEVIIRTEDSLARDVVKHLQRIEEQILESRAWTRESPLWEAIQKDPLGVPTCEEVSLPGQHVGEPQIEPVPGQSPLSHHKRPFAVKSPLAGDRFKSPVVSAVARRQLAFGDAPNQIAPTSPVRAGQSLLSPQKQYVQVQGQSGPVTPTGAIRSIGNGKIMMIIDDEGSAQPLRPKRTGSLALFFRKVYHLAHLRLDLLCHTLQLTDEDIKRKIWTTFEHTMIKHTLLMKDRHMDQLLMCSLYIVCKVVGQDKNFTDIMKNYRNQPQAASHVYRSVLLRTKSDLMAGGNASDESQTDDKEKLPPIKAHPTPTKLAASSSIVDGEERGDLIKFYNTVFMEKLQEFSRKFRRSRQNEAPPLSPLPKLRAHPQSPCRKVSDNHKVFIRPLKSAPEDKVRFNPLSPHKPLSYSFSRSPAKDLAKINALMRTEVEKKTTVGKRLLTDSSSTGSAMILIKEGEPPMKMQILGGSGAVNAKLGLILNDRSSDAS, encoded by the exons ATGAAGAAGACGGCTCACACCCGTGGTAACACGGCTCAGGCCAGCGGTCCTCCCACGGTCCCCGAGGACCGCTTGGAGAACAACCCAACCAGCCCCGAGGCTGACCGACCGGTGGGAGCGGCCTCAGCCGATGGTCCAGCACCGGAATTGTCTTCGATCCGCCCGCAGTATGATTTGCTGTGTCGGGAACTGAACATGGACACGCTGACGGCGGAAGAGGCGTGGCAATCCTACCAGCAGATTCGTCAGCACTACACGCTCGAG GGTCATCAATTGCATTGGTTGGCCTGCGCGCTTTACGTGGCGTGCCATAACGCCCCCATGGCCACAGTGGGCGGCTCGGTGGATGATTCGGTCGAAGGCAATGGCGTGTCCTTAACGCGATTATTGCGCTCGTGCAAGCTTAGTCTCATTCAGTTTTtcaacaaagccaaaaaatgggCCGACATGTCCAACTTGAAGGCTCAATTCCGCGAGAAGATAGACTCGCTCGAGCGCAACTTTGCCGTATCCAacgtcattttcaaaaagtatcaGCCCATCTTTGTCGAGCTCTTTAAAGATCCGGCCAAGGATCCACAAAAGATGGTGCGCTCTCGCAAGCAAAA GAAACCTCCTTGCACTCCGGGCGATGTGTTCGACTTTTGTTGGGGTCTATTTGTTCGGGTGAAAAAGGACTTCACCGCCATTTCCGACGATCTGGTCAACTCGTACCATTTGCTCTTGTCTTGTGTGGACTACGTGTACGGGAACGCCCTCATGGCTCAACGGCACGATCTGCTTAACGAGCGATTCCAGCACCCTGAGGGCTCCGTGGATGAACCGCCCTGCATCCTGGAACAGTTGTGCCGCATGCATGATGGCATTATCTCCGAGGTCAAAACCATCCGTGAGCATTGGTGGAAGCCTCATATAAAAAAGTTCTTCGATCAAAAG TTGTTAAAAGGTGATCCGCTAAGCTTGACGGGCATCCTGGATCCGTTGGTTTTCGACGTGAACGCCAAGAACGTCCGCAAAGATTACGAGGCCTACATTCTAAGTATCGGAGAATATGACGAGCGCGTTTTCTTGGGCGAGGATGCCAACGAAGAGATTGGTACCCCTTCCAAGTTCTCGGGCCACAATGCAGTTGACATCAGCGACGTTGGTGAAAAACTCGTTGCTCGACGGAATTTAAACACGCAATTTGAAGGCTCCAACTTAATCCCTACCACCCCGTTGAGTGGAAAGCACTATTTAAGGGCCAAAGAGCAGCTCAAGGTCACCCCCGTGTCCACGGCCACTTACTTGGTGTCACGGTTAAATGCCCTCATCGGTCGGCGTGAAGCCGAACCAAGTCAGAGACTCTTGAGTGTGTTTCAATCCTGCGAGATCGACCCAAAAGAGGCGGTGGTGAAGCGGGTTCAAGACATGGGCGACACTTTTTGTTCTCAGTACACAGCTCCCAGCGACAAACACCCTGGCTCGCATAATTCGTTCGCGCGCATGCGTCTCAAAATGGGTGTCATTCTGTACTACAAGATGCTGGAATCCATCCTGATCTctgagcaaaaaaagaacaaacctCTGGCCAACCTCTTAGAGCACGACTTGTTTCATCAAGCCTTGTTCGCCTGTTGCCTGGAGGTCGTGATTTTCTCCTACAATTCTCAGAGGACCTTCCCTTGGATCCTGGATACCCTTAAGCTCGAGCCCATTCACTTCTACAAGGTGATTGAGGTTATTATTCGTACCGAGGACTCCTTGGCAAGAGACGTGGTCAAACATCTTCAGAGAATTGAGGAGCAGATCCTGGAATCCCGCGCTTGGACTCGCGAGAGTCCTCTCTGGGAAGCAATTCAAAAAGACCCGCTGGGCGTGCCCACTTGTGAAGAAGTCTCCCTACCCGGTCAGCATGTGGGTGAACCTCAGATCGAGCCGGTTCCGGGTCAATCCCCACTCTCCCATCACAAAAGGCCGTTTGCCGTCAAAT CGCCTCTTGCGGGAGATCGATTCAAATCTCCAGTGGTATCTGCCGTCGCCAGAAGACAACTAGCATTTGGAGATGCACCCAATCAGATTGCACCCACTTCTCCCGTTCGAGCCGGACAGTCTTTGCTCAGCCCTCAAAAGCAATACGTTCAGGTTCAAGGCCAAA GCGGTCCTGTTACCCCGACCGGAGCTATCAGATCAATAGGCAATGGAaagatcatgatgatcatcgaCGATGAAGGCTCCGCCCAACCCCTGCGTCCGAAACGCACTGGATCGTTGGCCTTATTCTTCCGCAAAGTGTACCACTTGGCACATCTTCGCCTTGATCTCTTGTGTCACACCCTCCAGCTGACGGACGAGGATATCAAGAGGAAGATCTGGACCACGTTTGAACACACCATGATCAAACATACTCTTCTCATGAAAGACCGCCATATGGATCAGCTCCTGATGTGCTCGCTGTATATCGTTTGTAAAGTGGTCGGCCAAGATAAGAACTTCACAGACATCATGAAGAACTACCGGAACCAGCCCCAAGCCGCCAGTCACGTGTATCGAAGTGTGCTCTTGAGAACCAAATCGGATTTGATGGCTGGGGGCAACGCCTCCGACGAAAGTCAAACCGATGACAAAGAGAAATTGCCTCCAATTAAGGCCCACCCTACTCCCACCAAATTGGCCGCCTCATCCAGTATCGTGGACGGTGAAGAGCGTGGGGATTTGATCAAGTTTTATAACACCGTTTTCATGGAGAAGCTCCAAGAATTCAGTCGGAAGTTCCGCCGCAGTCGTCAAAATGAAGCCCCTCCCCTTTCACCGCTACCCAAACTACGAGCTCACCCTCAATCGCCTTGTCGCAAGGTATCCGACAATCACAAGGTTTTCATTCGCCCGCTCAAATCTGCACCTGAAGATAAGGTTCGATTCAACCCCCTTTCACCTCACAAACCGTTATCGTACAGCTTCAGTAGGAGTCCGGCCAAGgatttggccaaaatcaaTGCGCTCATGCGGACCGAAGTTGAAAAGAAGACAACGGTAGGAAAACGACTCCTCACTGATTCGTCTTCCACAGGCTCAGCCATGATTCTCATCAAGGAGGGAGAACCCccgatgaaaatgcaaattttgggaggATCAGGCGCCGTCAATGCCAAGTTGGGTCTGATCCTCAATGACAGGAGTTCGGACGCGTCTTAA
- the LOC131884509 gene encoding ATP-dependent DNA helicase Q4-like, whose translation MEESTAGLFLTRTRSMPLKSMSFLAGTAWSPTQGASSARPSARPSARPSASIRHVNLDWLDRCAGRPGPEADDSPKPPLSPEPRPLTRALGPRKPVRLKRHRSAQAGLKLSGPKPSSDAEVSEIESEPESDPRPTRFKRRKLETGLAPVPSPCQAPASPDHSSVGPPVSSDSATPDRDVTDLPPPVQGPNALNVYALGFDEPEALGDVRAISDRCLTRRPLVPAAQENFVKINLKKKSFSRGKRGMTGGKYRRMEWKRKTALKENPAQENPSKSRKEKVCFKCQGSGHWARDCVGTADRLLPTSMEAELGDQLEFPTLAQASAMALSNTRQPMLVPTVVSLYQKVAPSSASHLDMDGDPSHVFDYLDDDFLLQACSHWEVPEEVPATDALTGIRPLLLPEDDGADLLSETLAKFGYPDFRAGQKEAILRILRGQSTLVLLSTGSGKSLIYQLPAYLYARRERSITLVISPLVSLMEDQVVGLPTFLKAACLHSNLTPTNRTKVVEQVKAGKLHFLLISPESLAGGSGIFASIIQDLPPISFVCIDEAHCVSQWSHNFRPAYLRLCKVIREKLGVKTILGLTATAPEKTVNDIATSLSVEIKSGVIRGPLLPKNLVLSVSKDSHRDQALIKLLQGPRFSRCDSIIIYCTRREECVRLATLIRTNLQDRDLENDGRKKGRTKMSFTSEAYHAGLSPFKRRTIQSNFMGGKLRIVVATVAFGMGIDKSDIRAVIHFNMPKTFESYIQEIGRAGRDGLEAHCHLFLNNLGEDMNELKRHIYSNSMDRRTIRLFLQSIFDRSKEADALPGSPYKEVAISVNETVELLDLPEENISTLLCYLESDPKQWVKLLNPVYSMCKIQCYRGPRQLKAIAHKSPPVAAALALARKKGQDVTNLGHFSFPVVEMAAAMGWDSGTVKRELKNLQWTFANNRYQKSGVLVEFSDLAFHFEALKGLTAEQKDSLNDFLFERIQDQEMAELHSLNRVFRAFAAVSYPTFAEANEEVDPLRSDKLKSFIQDYFNETQVDLAAFRVSMAETPPLKHESQIRADIRSFVCTHSDHVWSGRAVARVLHGIGSPNFPAKQWGRVRRFWRSHLVVDFNQLCRLATQEVLSLRSGS comes from the coding sequence ATGGAAGAATCCACTGCTGGCTTGTTTCTGACTCGGACGCGTTCCATGCCGCTCAAGTCCATGAGCTTTTTGGCCGGAACGGCCTGGTCGCCCACTCAGGGAGCGTCCTCGGCTCGGCCCTCGGCTCGGCCCTCGGCTCGGCCCTCGGCCTCCATCCGGCATGTCAATTTGGACTGGCTGGACCGGTGCGCGGGCAGACCAGGACCAGAGGCCGATGATAGCCCCAAACCACCCCTGTCACCCGAACCACGCCCCCTGACCCGGGCCCTGGGTCCACGGAAGCCGGTACGGCTCAAACGCCATCGCTCCGCCCAGGCCGGCCTCAAATTGTCCGGGCCCAAGCCGTCGTCGGACGCCGAGGTCAGTGAAATCGAATCCGAGCCCGAATCCGACCCTCGGCCCACCCGCTTTAAAAGACGGAAGTTGGAGACGGGCTTAGCCCCGGTCCCGAGCCCGTGTCAGGCCCCGGCCAGCCCGGATCATTCGTCTGTTGGGCCCCCTGTCTCATCAGATTCAGCCACGCCCGACCGGGACGTCACGGATTTGCCTCCGCCCGTCCAGGGTCCCAACGCGTTGAACGTGTACGCCTTAGGCTTTGACGAGCCCGAGGCGTTGGGCGATGTGCGGGCTATATCTGACCGGTGCCTGACCCGGCGTCCCTTGGTCCCGGCCGCCCAAGAGAACTTTGTCAAGATTAATCTCAAGAAGAAGTCGTTTTCTCGTGGAAAACGCGGCATGACCGGCGGCAAGTACCGCCGAATGGAGTGGAAACGGAAAACCGCTCTGAAAGAGAACCCGGCCCAAGAAAACCCGAGCAAGtcgagaaaagaaaaagtctGCTTTAAGTGTCAGGGCTCCGGTCATTGGGCCCGGGATTGCGTCGGAACCGCCGATCGACTTTTGCCCACATCCATGGAGGCGGAGTTGGGCGACCAGCTCGAGTTTCCCACCTTGGCCCAAGCTTCAGCTATGGCTTTAAGCAATACTCGCCAGCCAATGCTGGTCCCAACTGTGGTGTCGCTATATCAAAAAGTGGCCCCATCGAGCGCCTCTCATCTGGATATGGACGGTGACCCGAGTCATGTATTTGACTATCTAGACGACGACTTTCTGCTTCAAGCCTGCTCTCACTGGGAAGTGCCCGAGGAGGTGCCGGCCACGGACGCTCTCACCGGTATTCGTCCACTTTTACTGCCCGAAGACGATGGAGCCGATCTCCTGAGCGAGACGCTGGCCAAATTTGGCTACCCCGACTTCCGAGCGGGCCAAAAAGAAGCTATTCTTCGCATTCTTCGCGGCCAATCCACCCTGGTTCTCTTATCCACCGGCTCGGGCAAGAGCTTGATCTACCAATTACCCGCTTATTTGTATGCCCGTCGTGAACGATCCATTACCCTCGTCATTTCCCCGCTCGTCTCGTTAATGGAAGATCAAGTGGTGGGCCTACCCACCTTTCTGAAAGCCGCTTGCTTGCACTCGAATTTGACACCCACTAATCGGACCAAAGTCGTGGAGCAAGTCAAGGCCGGTAAATTGCATTTCTTGCTAATCTCCCCCGAGTCTCTCGCCGGAGGGAGCGGGATTTTCGCTTCCATCATTCAGGACTTACCCCCCATTTCGTTTGTGTGCATCGATGAAGCCCATTGTGTGTCTCAATGGTCTCACAACTTCCGACCGGCTTATCTCCGGTTGTGCAAAGTGATTCGAGAGAAGCTGGGTGTAAAAACTATCCTCGGCCTCACCGCCACGGCCCCGGAGAAGACGGTCAACGATATCGCTACCAGTTTGTCAGTGGAAATCAAGTCCGGTGTGATTCGTGGACCCCTTCTGCCCAAGAATTTGGTTTTGTCCGTTTCCAAAGACAGTCATCGAGACCAAGCCTTGATCAAATTGTTACAAGGACCTCGATTTAGCCGATGTGATTCGATCATCATTTATTGCACCCGCAGGGAGGAATGCGTTCGCTTGGCCACCCTAATTCGAACTAACTTGCAGGACCGGGATCTGGAGAACGATGGCCGGAAAAAAGGTCGGACCAAAATGTCGTTCACCAGCGAAGCTTACCACGCCGGTCTGTCTCCTTTCAAACGCAGAACCATACAATCCAATTTCATGGGCGGCAAACTGAGGATCGTCGTGGCCACCGTGGCCTTTGGTATGGGCATAGACAAGTCCGATATTCGAGCCGTGATCCATTTTAACATGCCGAAGACGTTCGAAAGTTACATTCAAGAGATTGGTCGTGCTGGTCGTGATGGCTTGGAAGCCCATTGCCACTTATTTTTGAATAACTTGGGCGAAGACATGAACGAGCTCAAAAGACACATATACTCGAATTCCATGGACCGGAGAACAATTCGATTGTTCCTCCAATCGATTTTCGATCGTTCCAAAGAAGCGGACGCCTTGCCGGGCTCGCCTTACAAAGAAGTGGCTATCTCGGTGAACGAAACGGTCGAGCTTCTCGATTTGCCCGAAGAAAACATTTCCACCTTGCTGTGTTACTTGGAAAGTGATCCCAAGCAGTGGGTCAAGCTCTTGAATCCCGTGTACTCGATGTGTAAAATCCAGTGCTACCGTGGACCCAGGCAATTGAAGGCCATTGCCCACAAGTCCCCACCAGTGGCCGCTGCCTTGGCTTTGGCTCGCAAGAAGGGCCAAGATGTGACAAATCTCGGGCACTTTTCGTTTCCAGTGGTGGAAATGGCAGCGGCTATGGGATGGGACAGTGGGACCGTCAAACGAGAGTTGAAGAATTTGCAGTGGACATTTGCCAACAATCGCTATCAGAAGAGTGGCGTACTGGTCGAATTCAGTGACCTGGCTTTCCATTTTGAGGCCCTGAAAGGACTCACTGCGGAACAGAAGGACTCCTTAAACGATTTTCTGTTTGAACGCATTCAGGACCAAGAAATGGCCGAACTTCATAGCCTAAATCGAGTCTTCCGGGCTTTTGCTGCCGTCTCTTATCCAACTTTTGCTGAAGCCAATGAAGAGGTAGATCCGTTACGAAGCGACAAGTTGAAGAGCTTTATTCAAGACTATTTCAACGAGACCCAAGTTGACTTGGCCGCCTTTAGAGTGTCCATGGCAGAAACGCCCCCTTTGAAACACGAATCTCAAATTCGAGCCGATATTCGCTCCTTTGTGTGCACTCATTCGGATCACGTGTGGAGTGGGCGAGCTGTGGCTCGAGTTCTACATGGGATTGGGAGCCCCAACTTCCCTGCGAAGCAATGGGGACGTGTTCGAAGGTTCTGGCGATCCCACTTGGTCGTGGATTTTAATCAGTTGTGCCGTTTGGCAACGCAAGAGGTATTATCGCTGAGAAGCGGATCTTAA
- the LOC131884511 gene encoding uncharacterized protein LOC131884511 → MAAFVYGDITRELHAVWAAKVGSERNSLPESDIQSLFNELLLFPSQAQIFEMFQCARDCTQQVCKVSTSSCSSSNDSPKEEKMVFFAPPVNRKNSLTFGEFCVFATELRKYYCKHDKQNGGGLAMNPTTRALEKAKFKTQKSSSSSYDVFLGGSCNPTSWRQDFAIPYFKSYGITYYNPQQSNWVPEMIELEHQAKQTSQILFFVMNEKTRNVVSMIEVAYLSGGQRKVIVMINPYPNSSHLINGEKLLESEYLDLNAGLTTVHDLVERQGIPVFKDINIALSCISKVLKENRTIEDLGLKDQVQPVKLAHIQIGDKLVRLREVFDTLDTHRLGKITLNDLKMAFRVHAHRDLTPKDLRQIMAACDGVMSKRKSASFSNDQVMIGFDQFCCIVSEFKHKPSAVDPSGSCREKSGVSSKANHLLRKARSPFHKVAGWIENARSYRRERNEESSSGLLPSSSSSSCNLKRRGSQIRDVYLGGASRGTRWREQIAIPMLKKHGLTYFNPHSSASRLRRLIPIEASAMDNSRVLLFVILGNSRSVSAMCEAAYYIGKGTHVVLCIQKIKPDTLIDGEVLSKTALKDFNRGRSYLSDIANREAVPIFEEINEAVECALQKCKQMDH, encoded by the coding sequence ATGGCCGCATTTGTCTACGGCGATATCACCCGCGAGCTCCATGCGGTATGGGCGGCCAAGGTGGGCTCGGAACGGAACTCGTTACCAGAGTCCGACATCCAATCATTGTTCAACGAATTGTTATTGTTCCCCTCTCAAGCTCAGATCTTCGAAATGTTCCAATGTGCTCGAGATTGTACCCAACAAGTGTGCAAAGTGAGTACCAGTAGCTGTAGCAGTAGCAACGATTCgccaaaggaagaaaagatgGTCTTCTTTGCCCCCCCTGTCAACCGGAAGAATAGTTTGACTTTCGGCGAGTTTTGCGTCTTTGCCACGGAACTTCGCAAGTATTATTGTAAACATGACAAGCAAAACGGCGGAGGCTTGGCCATGAATCCCACTACTAGAGCCTTGGAAAAGGCCAAGTTCAAGACTCAGAAATCAAGCTCCTCTTCCTATGACGTGTTTTTGGGAGGATCGTGCAATCCCACCTCTTGGCGACAGGATTTTGCCATACCGTACTTCAAAAGTTATGGCATTACCTACTACAATCCTCAGCAGTCTAATTGGGTGCCTGAAATGATCGAGTTGGAACATCAGGCCAAGCAGACCTcgcaaatactttttttcgtGATGAACGAAAAGACAAGAAACGTGGTGTCCATGATTGAGGTGGCTTACCTCTCAGGTGGTCAAAGAAAGGTGATTGTGATGATTAACCCCTATCCGAATTCGAGTCACCTGATCAATGGCGAGAAACTCTTAGAATCCGAGTACTTGGATCTCAACGCGGGCCTGACTACCGTCCACGATCTCGTGGAACGACAAGGCATTCCAGTATTCAAGGACATTAATATTGCGCTCTCTTGTATCTCCAAGGTGCTGAAAGAAAATCGAACCATAGAGGATCTCGGTCTCAAAGATCAGGTGCAGCCTGTGAAATTGGCTCATATTCAGATCGGAGACAAACTTGTCCGTTTACGAGAGGTTTTTGACACCTTGGATACCCATCGCCTCGGCAAAATTACCTTGAATGACCTAAAAATGGCCTTCCGGGTTCATGCACATCGTGACCTAACACCCAAAGATCTCAGACAAATCATGGCCGCCTGCGATGGTGTCATGTCCAAGCGCAAAAGTGCCTCCTTCTCCAATGATCAAGTTATGATTGGCTTTGATCAGTTCTGTTGCATTGTCTCCGAATTCAAACACAAGCCGTCGGCTGTGGACCCCTCTGGCAGCTGTAGGGAAAAAAGTGGAGTGTCCTCAAAGGCTAACCATTTACTGAGGAAAGCTAGAAGTCCCTTTCATAAGGTAGCTGGATGGATAGAGAACGCACGTTCGTATCGCCGCGAACGCAATGAGGAATCCTCCTCTGGCCTTTTACcatcctcctcgtcctcgtcttgTAATCTCAAACGTCGCGGAAGTCAAATTAGGGATGTCTACTTGGGTGGAGCCTCGCGGGGAACACGGTGGAGGGAGCAGATTGCCATCCCCATGCTCAAAAAGCACGGGCTGACTTACTTCAATCCCCATAGTTCCGCTTCACGCTTGCGCAGACTCATTCCCATCGAAGCTAGCGCCATGGACAACTCGCGTGTCTTGCTTTTTGTGATATTGGGAAATTCACGTTCGGTGAGCGCTATGTGTGAGGCGGCTTACTACATCGGTAAGGGCACCCATGTGGTGCTTTGTATTCAAAAGATCAAGCCTGATACTCTCATCGATGGTGAGGTTTTGAGCAAGACTGCCCTTAAGGACTTCAACCGCGGTAGAAGCTATCTGTCGGACATTGCCAACCGAGAAGCTGTGcccatttttgaagaaatcaacGAAGCTGTGGAATGTGCCCTCCAGAAATGCAAACAAATGGATCATTGA
- the LOC131884691 gene encoding glutamine-dependent NAD(+) synthetase-like yields MGRKVKVAVCTLNQWALDFDGNLERILASIQAAREAGARLRSGPELEITGYSAQDHFYEGDTFLHAWQVVAQLLTSPVCRDILVDVGLPIRHRNVAYNCRLAFLNGRILLIRPKMILCDDGNYRETRWFTAWTQARTLEEFYLPRLIRDVTGQTRVPFGDGVLATVDTVIGYEICEELWNPASTHIGMALDGVELILNGSGSYMELRKAYVAVDLIHSAAMKAGGCYLFSNLRGGDGDRVYFNGCSCINLNGHMLNRTQQFAIEEVEVATATIDLEDIRSYRHRLRSWNIQAAQALSYPRVDVPFALSMDSDLALPSYQPIEWIYHPAEEEILLGSACWLWDYLRRSGQGGYFLPLSGGVDSASTASLVFSMCTLVVKAVSQGDEQCLTDARRVVGDSDYVPQDPKEFCRRIFVTCYMGSENSSQETRDRAKSLSKEIGSYHLNIAIDTAVTALIGIFSTTMGMIPKFKTRGGSVRENLALQNVQARVRMVLSYLFAQLALLVQGRPGGLLVLGSANVDEALRGYMTKYDCSSADINPIGGISKTDLKRFLALARTTLNLPALDSILSAQPTAELEPLHEGQIAQTDEQDMGMSYEELSIYGRLRKEQNCGPYSMFCKLIHLWQDKCTPNEVAKKVKLFFRFYAINRHKMTVLTPSYHAEAYSPDDNRFDHRPFLYNVNWPWQFRAIDQKLDQFKSGLSKPISDLDQEDVTKTVSSSMKCSSGLQTDTKEFARTGSNVFGGVMVAPTDGSLSAHPVLNIESASAAKTEFEEIPSFKKAKITPPNCPAPTHDVEQKRVSSSLEDGPFLTRVLQ; encoded by the coding sequence ATGGGTCGCAAAGTCAAAGTCGCCGTGTGCACGCTCAATCAATGGGCCTTGGACTTTGACGGCAATCTCGAGCGCATCTTAGCCTCCATCCAAGCCGCGCGTGAGGCCGGCGCCCGGCTCCGCAGTGGTCCCGAGCTCGAGATCACGGGCTACAGCGCCCAGGACCACTTCTACGAGGGCGACACCTTTTTGCACGCCTGGCAAGTGGTGGCCCAATTGCTGACCTCGCCCGTGTGTCGCGATATCCTGGTCGACGTGGGACTGCCCATTCGGCACCGTAATGTGGCTTACAACTGTCGTTTAGCCTTCCTCAACGGCCGAATCCTCCTCATTCGGCCCAAGATGATCCTGTGTGATGACGGCAACTATCGCGAGACCCGCTGGTTCACCGCTTGGACTCAGGCCCGCACCCTCGAGGAGTTCTACTTGCCGCGTCTAATTCGCGATGTTACGGGTCAAACCCGTGTGCCCTTCGGTGATGGCGTGTTGGCCACCGTCGATACCGTGATTGGTTACGAGATTTGTGAGGAGTTGTGGAACCCGGCTAGTACTCATATTGGCATGGCCTTGGACGGGGTTGAGCTCATCCTGAATGGGTCGGGCTCCTACATGGAGCTTCGTAAGGCCTATGTGGCCGTTGATCTTATCCACAGTGCCGCCATGAAAGCGGGTGGTTGCTATTTGTTTAGTAATTTACGCGGGGGCGATGGCGATCGAGTCTACTTTAACGGCTGTAGCTGTATTAACTTGAACGGTCACATGCTGAATCGAACTCAACAGTTCGCCATTGAGGAAGTCGAAGTAGCCACGGCCACTATAGATCTCGAGGACATTCGCTCTTACCGTCACCGTTTGCGTAGCTGGAATATCCAAGCCGCCCAAGCGCTCTCGTATCCACGAGTTGACGTGCCCTTCGCCCTCTCGATGGATTCTGACCTGGCTCTGCCTTCCTATCAGCCCATCGAGTGGATCTACCATCCCGCCGAAGAGGAAATCTTGTTAGGCTCCGCTTGTTGGCTCTGGGACTATCTCCGGCGAAGCGGGCAAGGCGGCTACTTCCTGCCGTTGAGTGGCGGCGTGGACTCGGCTTCCACCGCATCACTCGTATTTTCCATGTGCACGCTGGTGGTCAAGGCTGTGAGTCAAGGCGATGAGCAATGCCTTACCGACGCTCGGCGGGTGGTTGGCGATAGCGACTACGTGCCGCAAGACCCCAAGGAGTTCTGCCGACGCATATTCGTCACTTGCTACATGGGCAGTGAAAATAGCTCGCAAGAAACACGCGACCGAGCCAAGTCATTGTCCAAAGAAATTGGCTCGTATCATCTGAATATTGCCATCGATACGGCCGTCACTGCCCTCATTGGCATCTTCTCCACCACTATGGGCATGATCCCCAAGTTCAAAACCCGAGGGGGCAGTGTGCGGGAGAATTTGGCTCTACAAAACGTCCAAGCTCGCGTTCGCATGGTGCTCTCCTATTTGTTTGCCCAATTAGCTCTACTCGTGCAAGGAAGGCCCGGAGGCCTGCTTGTCTTGGGTTCGGCCAATGTGGACGAGGCTCTCCGAGGCTAcatgacaaaatatgattgTTCGAGTGCTGATATCAATCCGATTGGTGGGATCTCAAAAACCGACTTGAAACGTTTCTTGGCCCTGGCTCGAACCACCCTCAATCTACCCGCCTTGGATTCAATCTTGTCGGCTCAACCTACGGCTGAGCTAGAGCCACTTCACGAAGGCCAAATCGCGCAAACGGACGAACAAGACATGGGGATGTCCTATGAGGAGCTATCCATTTATGGGCGATtaagaaaagagcaaaattgtGGGCCCTACTCCATGTTCTGCAAGTTGATTCATTTGTGGCAAGACAAATGTACTCCGAATGAGGTAGCCAAAAAAGTCAAGCTCTTTTTTCGCTTCTATGCCATTAATCGCCACAAGATGACGGTTCTCACGCCATCATACCATGCTGAAGCTTATAGTCCAGATGATAATCGGTTTGATCATCGACCATTTCTTTACAACGTCAATTGGCCTTGGCAATTCCGAGCCATCGACCAAAAGTTGGACCAATTCAAAAGTGGTCTTTCAAAGCCTATCTCTGATCTCGATCAAGAAGACGTCACCAAAACCGTGTCGTCCAGTATGAAATGCTCATCGGGGCTTCAAACCGACACAAAAGAGTTCGCTCGGACCGGATCGAATGTGTTCGGTGGAGTCATGGTCGCTCCCACGGATGGATCCTTGTCCGCTCATCCAGTTCTCAATATTGAGTCGGCTTCAGCGGCAAAGACTGAATTCGAAGAGATCCCTTCGtttaaaaaggccaaaattacGCCGCCCAATTGCCCTGCGCCAACTCACGATGTTGAACAGAAGAGAGTTTCATCATCGCTCGAAGACGGCCCATTCCTCACTCGAGTTCTACAATAA